A single region of the Duganella sp. BuS-21 genome encodes:
- the ggt gene encoding gamma-glutamyltransferase — protein MFDLKPLMLSAALSVLLGAWHLPSSAQRATPDAAPEIATGYAEKAGKSAHKFMVAAANPLATQAGYQMLKQGGAAIDAAIAMQLVLTLVEPQSSGIGGGAFLLYSDGKRVQSYDGRETAPAAADETLFQDQNGKPVSREVGVVGGRSTGAPGVLRMLELAHKQHGKLPWKALFQPAIKLAENGFAISPRLNALISYDKFLARDPVARAYFFDEQGKPRPVGYLLKNPELARTLREIAAGGADAFYKGRIANDIAAKVASHPTNPGKLTAADIAGYQAKERAPVCSDYRAWTVCGAPPPSSGGIAIAQMLGILENQEIGAARPVNGQLTAEGIHLFTEAGRLAYADRNRYVADTDFVPLPGKGVDAMLDKGYLKQRAALIGNQSMGRARFGTPEGMQVAWGADSAIDKPSTSHLVAVDAFGGGLSMTTSVEDAFGARQMVDGFMLNNQLTDFSFDSKDENGPVANRVQAGKRPRSAMSPTLVFDKGTHKLVLATGSPGGSAIINYVAKVLVGTLDWGLDVQQAISLPNFGSRNGPTELEAGRVSRAVVEQLKARGHDIREYDQNSGLQGLQRRTVNGREEWFGGADPRREGVVLGD, from the coding sequence ATGTTTGATTTGAAGCCGCTGATGCTGAGCGCAGCGCTCAGCGTTCTGCTTGGCGCATGGCACCTTCCTTCTTCCGCGCAGCGCGCCACGCCGGACGCCGCGCCGGAAATCGCCACCGGCTATGCCGAGAAGGCCGGCAAGTCGGCGCACAAATTCATGGTGGCCGCCGCCAATCCGCTGGCCACCCAGGCCGGCTACCAGATGCTCAAGCAGGGCGGCGCCGCGATCGACGCCGCCATCGCCATGCAGTTGGTGCTGACGCTGGTGGAGCCGCAATCGTCGGGCATCGGCGGCGGCGCCTTCCTGCTGTACTCGGACGGCAAGCGCGTGCAATCCTACGACGGCCGCGAAACCGCGCCCGCCGCTGCGGACGAAACGCTGTTCCAGGACCAGAACGGCAAGCCGGTATCGCGCGAAGTGGGCGTGGTCGGCGGCCGCTCGACCGGCGCGCCGGGCGTGCTGCGCATGCTCGAACTGGCGCACAAACAGCACGGCAAGCTGCCGTGGAAAGCCCTGTTCCAGCCGGCCATCAAGCTGGCGGAAAACGGCTTTGCCATCAGCCCGCGCCTGAACGCGCTGATCTCGTATGATAAATTCCTGGCGCGCGATCCGGTGGCGCGCGCCTACTTCTTCGACGAGCAGGGCAAGCCGCGTCCGGTGGGCTACCTGCTGAAGAATCCCGAACTGGCGCGCACCCTGCGCGAGATCGCCGCCGGCGGCGCCGATGCCTTCTACAAGGGCCGCATCGCCAACGACATCGCCGCCAAGGTCGCATCCCATCCGACCAATCCCGGCAAGCTGACCGCCGCCGACATCGCCGGCTACCAGGCCAAGGAACGCGCGCCGGTGTGCAGCGACTACCGCGCCTGGACCGTGTGCGGCGCGCCGCCGCCATCGTCGGGCGGCATCGCCATCGCGCAGATGCTCGGCATCCTGGAGAACCAGGAGATCGGCGCGGCGCGGCCGGTGAACGGCCAGCTGACCGCCGAAGGCATCCACCTGTTCACCGAGGCCGGCCGCCTGGCCTATGCGGACCGCAACCGCTACGTTGCCGACACCGACTTCGTGCCGCTGCCCGGCAAGGGCGTGGACGCCATGCTGGACAAGGGCTACCTGAAACAGCGCGCGGCGCTGATCGGCAACCAGTCCATGGGACGCGCCAGGTTCGGCACGCCGGAAGGCATGCAGGTGGCCTGGGGCGCCGACAGCGCCATCGACAAGCCGTCCACCTCGCACCTGGTGGCGGTGGATGCCTTTGGCGGCGGCCTGTCCATGACCACCTCGGTGGAAGACGCCTTCGGCGCGCGCCAGATGGTCGACGGCTTCATGCTGAACAACCAGCTGACCGACTTCTCCTTCGATTCGAAAGACGAAAACGGCCCGGTCGCCAACCGCGTCCAGGCGGGCAAGCGCCCACGCAGCGCCATGTCGCCGACGCTGGTGTTCGACAAGGGCACGCACAAGCTGGTGCTGGCCACCGGCTCGCCGGGCGGTTCGGCCATCATCAACTACGTCGCCAAGGTGCTGGTGGGGACGCTGGACTGGGGCCTGGACGTGCAGCAGGCCATCAGCCTGCCGAACTTCGGCAGCCGCAACGGACCGACCGAGCTGGAAGCGGGGCGCGTGTCGCGCGCCGTGGTCGAGCAGCTCAAGGCGCGCGGCCACGATATCCGCGAGTATGACCAGAACTCCGGCCTGCAAGGCCTGCAGCGGCGCACCGTCAACGGCAGGGAAGAATGGTTCGGCGGCGCCGATCCACGCCGGGAAGGTGTCGTTTTAGGGGATTAA
- a CDS encoding patatin-like phospholipase family protein, which translates to MGRQKKTGLILTGGGARAAYQVGVLQAISEILWEEGWPPARNPFDIICGTSAGAINATALACRADNFGEGVQKLLDVWQHISVEEVYRADSLGVIRSGARWLSLLSFGWLLRKWRAAPPASLLDNTPLVGLLHRMLDLPRLDAVLSEGLLHALAVTASSYTGGNHLTFYQTAADIAPWVRMQRVALQDQIGVEHLLASSAIPFIFPATPLYLGGHREYCGDGSMRQLAPISPAIHLGASKVLVVGAGRLTEPTRSAAEKNAARYPSLAQIAGHAMSSIFLDSLAVDIERLERINKTLSMLPPEYLAQTPLKPVELLVIAPSERLDDIASRHIASLPSPIRAMLSGIGATETRGAALASYLLFESTYTCELIRLGQRDTHARKSDVLAFFES; encoded by the coding sequence ATGGGACGACAAAAGAAAACAGGCCTGATCCTGACCGGGGGCGGCGCCCGGGCCGCCTACCAGGTGGGCGTGCTGCAGGCCATATCGGAGATTCTATGGGAGGAGGGCTGGCCGCCGGCCCGCAATCCCTTCGACATCATCTGCGGCACGTCGGCCGGCGCGATCAACGCCACGGCGCTGGCCTGCCGCGCCGATAACTTCGGCGAGGGCGTGCAAAAGCTGCTCGACGTCTGGCAGCACATCTCGGTGGAGGAAGTCTATCGCGCCGATTCGCTGGGCGTGATCCGCTCCGGCGCGCGCTGGTTGTCGCTGCTGTCGTTCGGCTGGCTGCTGCGCAAATGGCGCGCCGCGCCGCCTGCGTCCCTGCTCGACAACACGCCGCTGGTCGGCCTGCTGCACCGCATGCTCGACCTGCCGCGCCTGGACGCAGTGCTGTCCGAAGGCCTGCTGCATGCGCTGGCCGTCACCGCTTCGTCCTACACCGGCGGCAATCACCTGACCTTTTACCAGACCGCCGCCGACATCGCGCCGTGGGTGCGCATGCAGCGCGTGGCGCTGCAGGACCAGATCGGCGTCGAACATTTGCTGGCGTCGTCGGCGATTCCCTTCATCTTCCCGGCCACGCCGCTGTACCTGGGCGGCCACCGCGAATACTGCGGCGACGGCTCGATGCGCCAGTTGGCGCCGATCTCGCCGGCGATCCACCTGGGCGCGTCCAAGGTGCTGGTGGTGGGCGCCGGACGCCTGACCGAGCCGACGCGCAGCGCCGCCGAAAAGAACGCGGCGCGCTATCCCAGCCTGGCGCAGATCGCCGGCCACGCCATGTCGTCGATCTTCCTCGACAGCCTGGCGGTCGACATCGAGCGGCTTGAACGCATCAACAAGACGCTGTCCATGCTGCCGCCCGAGTATCTGGCGCAGACGCCGCTCAAGCCGGTCGAGCTGCTGGTGATCGCGCCGTCCGAACGGCTGGACGATATCGCCAGCCGCCACATCGCCAGCCTGCCGTCGCCGATCCGCGCCATGTTGTCCGGCATCGGCGCCACTGAAACGCGCGGCGCCGCGCTGGCGTCCTATCTGCTGTTTGAATCCACCTACACCTGCGAGTTGATCCGCCTCGGCCAGCGCGACACCCACGCGCGCAAGAGCGACGTGCTGGCTTTCTTTGAGTCCTGA
- a CDS encoding ATP-binding protein gives MLFFVRQSLLPLLLPLLLLWSLLVPAMAAAPPRTLRFEQLSVEHGLAQETVLAIAQDKQGFIWLGTQAGLTRFDGYRTITYKSAVSDPRSLADNWVRVLHLDPSGQLWVGTDGGLDRYDPATRTFTHFLPRESAHRGNGNRHVRAIIDDGLGGLWVASADGLHHFDPASKRFTSWYHDPADPGSLASDHVNALARDATGRLWVGTAAGLDMLAPGGTRFRHYTIDAANANGDSKFNSVVALQVDSAQTLWVGTQAGLEQWRLLGAEPQRRRLGPREGLKAGVAITTLYEDAEANLWVGSLADGLFRWQSADERLMQYRHQVSDTHSVADNQISAMYRDRVGTFWVGTWNDGVSRVDMGSGGFARIVRQADQPNTLSDNKIRGIVADGRGKLWLGSSGGLNLYDPLTGESQVWRHNPNHANSISSDQVTTLWREKNGNIWLGGPAGVNHLNLATGAIRSLSFVRGDASSDTIRNIVGDRSGVLWVASRGGLHRLDPTTLESRTYRHDPADPASLSDNVVRPILEDRRGQLWIGTFNGLDLLDRKTGKFRHYRRDPKDPRSLSHDEVHYLYEDARGVIWVGTAAGLNQMEVAADGSVSFRRYLRKDGIADDAIASILPDDAGHLWLSTNSGLSRLNIGTGLVRNYSGADGTIEGAYFDGAALRMPDGTLYFGGFNGITAFSPAEVRENSVAPTVVITDFQIFNKSLRPGQGEHGEVLKTAIEHTGALTLPERDSVFSLEFAALHYAAPQRNRFAYQLQGFDQDWVVTDSTKRFATYTNLDAGTYVFRVKAANKDGIWNDNAATLEITIEPPFWKTWWFRSLLALAAAGGAYAMYHARMRALRHQQLRLEHLVGSRTAEVEYKNQQLQQQKHELERRRLEAEAQRAEAEQRRIDTERQKEEVEQAHRNISVLSELGREMSASLDMETTMQTLYRHVNHLMNAQIFGIGFVREEARVIDFPFAIEGGVRTLPYQRRLDQSNQLAVWCINHRKPIFINDFGREYRDYMDESGLASLVPCEREDGMPVATAHSMMYAPLVVSDRVVGLLCVQSTERNSYQRVHMDMLQTLASHAAAGLENARAYQQLEDTLQTLRRTQEQLMAQERQVRLHTEELARTNRALQDNEERLRYAKKKAEDATRQKSEFLANMSHEMRTPLAGVIGMLGFALRDAQLAAGTREQILRGQANAQSLLSIINDLLDFSKIEAGKLTIENIDFSLSAAVENVVSLFEEQAAAHSVGFSLEFDDGLPQFVVGDPSRLRQVLVNLVGNAFKFTQRGSVRMRVERLSGEGLDEGDNRIRFSVSDTGIGIEADAIPRLFQQFEQADASTTRRYGGTGLGLAICRQLVELMGGSINAVSTPGQGSVFMFELQLPNGVAPPVVPHVPREPHSHQLKVLCAEDFPTNQIIIRMMLEDLGHKVDIAANGALAVKACGLTRYDLILMDGRMPEMDGASATRLIRAGGPDDAPVRDQELMIIALTANASEEDRSRYLASGMDDFLTKPIDEDKLHFQLSRAIERQLQRGFQLPRMQSRRNPALGTAELDSMFGVAPASLETSRLAQHSGGASDLKSRLRNVFYQDAPMRLADLELALRERDREVAGRLLHGMKGSAGYLEEQELQALCGDLEHEADHGNWAQVESAMPQLRRLLEQVRAAARG, from the coding sequence ATGTTGTTTTTTGTCCGCCAGTCGCTGTTGCCGTTATTGTTGCCGTTGCTGTTGCTATGGAGCTTACTTGTCCCTGCCATGGCCGCCGCGCCGCCGCGCACCCTGCGTTTCGAGCAGCTCAGCGTGGAGCACGGCCTGGCGCAGGAAACCGTGCTGGCCATCGCGCAGGACAAGCAGGGCTTCATCTGGCTCGGCACCCAGGCCGGCCTGACGCGCTTCGACGGCTACCGCACCATCACCTACAAGAGCGCCGTTTCCGATCCGCGCAGCCTGGCCGACAACTGGGTGCGCGTGCTGCACCTCGATCCCTCCGGCCAGCTGTGGGTCGGCACCGACGGCGGCCTTGACCGCTACGACCCGGCCACCAGGACTTTCACCCACTTCCTGCCGCGCGAGTCCGCCCATCGCGGCAACGGCAATCGCCACGTGCGCGCCATCATCGACGATGGCCTGGGCGGCCTGTGGGTGGCCAGCGCCGACGGCCTGCATCACTTCGACCCGGCCAGCAAGCGCTTCACCAGCTGGTATCACGACCCCGCCGATCCGGGCAGCCTGGCCAGCGACCATGTGAACGCGCTGGCGCGCGACGCCACCGGCCGCCTGTGGGTCGGCACCGCCGCCGGCCTGGACATGCTGGCGCCGGGCGGCACGCGCTTCCGGCACTACACCATCGACGCCGCCAATGCCAACGGCGACAGCAAATTCAACTCCGTCGTCGCGCTGCAGGTCGACAGCGCGCAGACCCTGTGGGTGGGCACGCAGGCGGGCCTGGAGCAATGGCGTCTGCTGGGCGCCGAGCCGCAGCGCCGTCGCCTCGGCCCGCGCGAAGGCTTGAAGGCCGGCGTCGCCATCACCACCCTGTACGAAGACGCCGAGGCCAACCTGTGGGTCGGCTCGCTGGCCGATGGCCTGTTCCGCTGGCAGTCGGCGGACGAGCGGCTAATGCAGTACCGCCATCAGGTCAGCGACACCCACAGCGTGGCCGACAACCAGATCTCGGCCATGTACCGCGACCGCGTGGGTACTTTCTGGGTCGGCACCTGGAACGACGGCGTGAGCCGGGTCGACATGGGCAGCGGCGGCTTCGCACGCATCGTGCGCCAGGCCGACCAGCCCAACACGCTGTCGGACAACAAGATACGCGGCATCGTCGCCGACGGCCGCGGCAAGCTGTGGCTGGGCAGCAGCGGCGGCTTGAACCTGTACGATCCACTCACCGGCGAGAGCCAGGTGTGGCGCCACAATCCGAACCACGCCAACAGCATCAGCAGCGACCAGGTCACCACCTTGTGGCGCGAAAAGAACGGCAATATCTGGCTGGGCGGCCCGGCCGGCGTCAATCATCTGAACCTGGCCACCGGCGCGATCCGCTCGCTGTCCTTCGTGCGCGGTGATGCTTCCAGCGACACCATCCGCAACATCGTCGGCGACCGCAGCGGCGTGCTGTGGGTGGCTTCGCGCGGCGGCTTGCACCGGCTCGATCCCACCACGCTGGAGTCGCGCACCTACCGCCACGATCCGGCCGATCCGGCCAGCCTGTCCGACAACGTGGTGCGGCCGATCCTGGAAGACCGCCGTGGCCAGCTATGGATCGGCACCTTCAACGGCCTCGATCTGCTGGACCGCAAGACCGGCAAGTTCCGTCACTACCGGCGCGACCCCAAAGACCCGCGCAGTCTCAGTCACGACGAGGTGCACTATCTTTACGAGGACGCGCGCGGCGTGATCTGGGTCGGCACGGCGGCGGGCCTGAACCAGATGGAAGTGGCGGCCGACGGCAGCGTGTCGTTCCGCCGCTACCTGCGCAAGGACGGCATCGCCGACGACGCCATCGCCTCCATCCTGCCGGACGACGCCGGCCATCTCTGGCTGAGCACCAATAGCGGCTTGTCGCGCCTGAATATCGGCACGGGCCTGGTGCGCAACTACAGCGGCGCCGACGGCACCATCGAGGGCGCCTACTTCGACGGCGCGGCCTTGCGCATGCCGGACGGCACCCTGTACTTCGGCGGTTTCAACGGCATCACCGCGTTTTCGCCGGCCGAGGTGCGCGAGAACAGTGTGGCGCCGACGGTGGTCATCACCGACTTCCAGATCTTCAACAAGTCGCTGCGGCCGGGGCAGGGCGAGCACGGCGAAGTACTGAAAACCGCCATCGAGCACACCGGCGCGCTGACGCTGCCGGAGCGCGATTCGGTGTTCTCGCTGGAATTCGCGGCGCTGCACTACGCCGCGCCGCAGCGCAACCGCTTCGCCTACCAGTTGCAGGGCTTCGACCAGGACTGGGTGGTCACCGATTCCACCAAGCGCTTCGCCACCTACACCAACCTCGACGCCGGCACATACGTGTTTCGCGTGAAGGCCGCCAACAAGGACGGTATCTGGAACGACAACGCCGCCACGCTGGAAATCACCATCGAGCCGCCGTTCTGGAAAACCTGGTGGTTCCGCAGCTTGCTGGCGCTGGCCGCCGCCGGCGGCGCCTACGCCATGTATCACGCGCGGATGCGCGCGCTGCGCCACCAGCAACTGCGGCTGGAACATCTGGTCGGCTCACGCACGGCGGAAGTGGAATACAAGAACCAGCAGCTGCAGCAGCAGAAGCACGAGCTGGAACGGCGCCGCCTGGAAGCGGAGGCGCAGCGCGCCGAGGCCGAGCAGCGCCGCATCGACACCGAGCGCCAGAAAGAGGAAGTGGAGCAAGCCCACCGCAACATCTCGGTGCTGAGCGAACTGGGTCGCGAGATGAGCGCCTCGCTGGACATGGAAACCACCATGCAGACGCTGTACCGCCACGTCAACCACCTGATGAACGCGCAGATCTTCGGCATCGGCTTCGTGCGCGAGGAGGCGCGCGTGATCGACTTCCCGTTCGCCATCGAGGGCGGCGTGCGCACCTTGCCCTACCAGCGCCGCCTGGACCAGTCCAACCAGCTGGCGGTGTGGTGCATCAACCACCGCAAGCCGATCTTCATCAACGACTTCGGCCGGGAATACCGCGACTACATGGATGAATCGGGACTGGCGTCGCTGGTGCCGTGTGAGCGCGAGGACGGCATGCCGGTGGCGACCGCGCATTCGATGATGTACGCGCCGCTGGTGGTCAGCGACCGCGTGGTCGGCCTGCTGTGCGTGCAAAGCACGGAGCGCAACAGCTATCAGCGCGTGCATATGGACATGCTGCAAACCCTGGCCTCCCACGCCGCCGCCGGCCTGGAAAACGCCCGCGCCTACCAGCAATTGGAGGACACGCTGCAAACCCTGCGCCGGACGCAGGAACAGCTGATGGCGCAGGAGCGCCAGGTGCGGCTGCACACCGAGGAACTGGCGCGCACCAACCGTGCCTTGCAGGACAACGAGGAACGCCTGCGCTACGCCAAGAAAAAAGCGGAAGATGCGACGCGCCAGAAATCGGAATTCCTGGCCAATATGAGCCACGAGATGCGCACCCCGCTGGCCGGCGTGATCGGCATGCTGGGCTTCGCGCTGCGCGACGCGCAACTGGCGGCTGGCACGCGCGAGCAGATCCTGCGCGGGCAGGCCAACGCGCAGTCGCTGCTGTCGATCATCAACGACCTGCTGGACTTCTCCAAGATCGAGGCCGGCAAGCTGACCATCGAGAACATCGACTTCTCGCTCTCGGCGGCGGTGGAGAACGTGGTCAGCCTGTTCGAGGAACAGGCGGCCGCGCACAGCGTCGGCTTCAGTCTGGAGTTCGACGACGGCCTGCCGCAGTTCGTGGTGGGCGACCCTTCGCGCCTGCGCCAGGTGCTGGTCAACCTGGTCGGCAACGCCTTCAAGTTCACCCAGCGCGGCTCGGTGCGGATGCGCGTCGAGCGCCTGTCCGGCGAAGGCTTGGACGAGGGCGACAACCGCATCCGCTTCAGCGTCAGCGACACCGGCATCGGCATCGAGGCCGATGCCATACCGCGCCTGTTCCAGCAGTTCGAACAGGCCGACGCCTCCACCACGCGCCGCTACGGCGGCACCGGCCTGGGACTGGCGATCTGTCGCCAACTGGTGGAGCTGATGGGCGGCAGCATCAACGCCGTCAGCACGCCGGGGCAGGGCAGCGTCTTTATGTTCGAGCTGCAGCTGCCGAACGGTGTGGCGCCGCCGGTGGTGCCGCACGTGCCGCGCGAACCGCACAGCCACCAGTTGAAAGTGCTGTGCGCGGAAGACTTCCCGACCAATCAGATCATCATCCGCATGATGCTGGAAGACCTCGGTCACAAGGTCGACATCGCGGCCAACGGCGCGCTGGCGGTGAAGGCCTGCGGGCTGACCCGCTATGACCTGATCTTGATGGACGGCCGCATGCCGGAGATGGACGGCGCCAGCGCCACGCGCCTGATCCGCGCCGGCGGCCCGGACGACGCGCCCGTGCGCGATCAGGAGCTGATGATCATCGCACTGACCGCCAACGCCAGCGAGGAAGACCGCAGCCGCTACCTGGCATCCGGCATGGACGACTTCCTGACCAAGCCGATCGACGAAGACAAGCTGCACTTCCAGCTAAGCAGGGCGATTGAGCGTCAGTTGCAACGCGGCTTCCAGCTGCCGCGCATGCAATCGCGCCGCAATCCGGCGCTGGGCACGGCGGAACTCGATTCCATGTTTGGCGTGGCGCCGGCGTCGCTGGAGACCTCGCGCCTGGCGCAGCACAGCGGCGGCGCCAGCGACCTCAAATCCCGCCTGCGCAACGTCTTCTATCAGGATGCGCCGATGCGCCTGGCCGACCTGGAACTGGCGCTGCGCGAGCGTGACCGCGAAGTGGCGGGCCGTCTGCTGCATGGCATGAAGGGCAGCGCCGGTTACCTGGAGGAGCAGGAATTGCAGGCGCTGTGCGGCGACCTGGAACACGAAGCTGATCATGGCAATTGGGCCCAGGTGGAGTCGGCCATGCCGCAGTTGCGGCGCCTGCTGGAACAGGTGCGCGCGGCGGCGCGCGGCTAG
- a CDS encoding response regulator codes for MKVLVVDDDVVSRMVLMHLIDGCGSFDIVEAEDGADAWQQLEGGLRPAICFCDLRMPRLSGMELLQRVKTHGEFDSMPFVLVTSANDKDTVQEATQLGAAGYIVKPFQAEQVRVHLVNFLDQAASGHEHLAEAPAETLRRLGINGERLLVYLSGFQNQLSAAAADLQAMLAKGEQAEAQARIDRLHAGCVTLGLHGAADALKTIAPGQLSNEAVQAALSDVVRAVIHQAGLTRQENFA; via the coding sequence ATGAAAGTTCTGGTAGTAGACGATGATGTCGTCTCGCGCATGGTGCTGATGCACCTGATCGATGGCTGCGGCAGTTTTGACATCGTTGAGGCGGAGGATGGCGCCGATGCGTGGCAGCAGCTGGAGGGCGGTCTACGTCCGGCCATCTGCTTTTGCGATCTGCGCATGCCGCGCCTGTCCGGCATGGAGCTGCTGCAGCGCGTGAAGACGCATGGGGAATTCGACAGCATGCCCTTCGTGCTGGTGACCTCGGCCAACGACAAGGACACTGTACAGGAAGCCACCCAACTCGGCGCCGCCGGTTATATCGTCAAGCCGTTCCAGGCCGAGCAGGTGCGCGTTCACCTCGTCAATTTTCTCGACCAGGCGGCCAGCGGCCATGAACACCTGGCCGAAGCGCCGGCCGAAACGCTGCGTCGCCTCGGCATCAACGGCGAGCGCCTGCTGGTGTACCTGAGCGGTTTCCAGAACCAGTTGAGCGCCGCCGCCGCCGACCTGCAAGCCATGCTGGCCAAGGGCGAACAGGCCGAGGCGCAGGCGCGCATCGACCGCCTGCACGCCGGCTGTGTCACGCTCGGCCTGCACGGCGCGGCCGACGCGCTCAAGACCATCGCGCCGGGCCAGCTCTCCAACGAGGCGGTGCAGGCCGCGCTGTCGGACGTGGTGCGGGCCGTCATTCATCAGGCCGGCTTGACGCGACAGGAAAATTTCGCTTGA
- a CDS encoding AMP-binding protein: MTRPFAASAYTDHFARTHLPPPELWPELCFDLPELHYPLRLNCVEQLLASAREDGARVALRGAHGDWTYAQLLAQVDRIAHVLRGPMRLEAGNRVLLRGANTPMMAACILAVIKAGLIAVPTMPLLRARELGAIAGKAQVNAVLCADGLRAELEATLLPEAARANTLWFGGADTGAGAASLEALMAAQPTRFDAIDTAADDVCLISFTSGTTGVPKGTMHFHRDVMVICDCFPRSVLQSERSDVFIGTPPLAFTFGLGGLLLFPLRVGATAVLLEKLTPETLLKAIETYRATVCFTAPTFYRQMAALAPQFDLASLRKTVSAGEALPLATRESWRKATGLVMIDGIGATELLHIFISAAGDQVRPGATGKPVPGYQACILDLDGKPVGPGVIGRLAVKGPTGCRYLDDERQRDYVLDGWNLTGDAYEMDADGYFYYRSRTDDMIISAGYNIAGPEVEDVLLRHPAVAECGVIGKPDEERGQIVAAHVVLRAGVEATPELAAQLQEFVKSQIAPYKYPRSVKFMEALPRTETGKLQRFKLRSE; encoded by the coding sequence ATGACCAGACCTTTCGCAGCCAGCGCCTACACCGACCATTTCGCGCGGACGCACTTGCCGCCGCCCGAGCTGTGGCCGGAACTCTGTTTCGACCTGCCCGAGCTGCACTACCCGCTGCGCCTCAATTGTGTGGAGCAGTTGCTGGCAAGCGCGCGCGAGGACGGCGCGCGCGTGGCGCTGCGCGGAGCGCACGGCGACTGGACCTATGCGCAATTGCTGGCGCAGGTGGACCGTATCGCCCACGTGCTGCGCGGCCCGATGCGGCTGGAGGCGGGCAACCGCGTGCTGCTGCGCGGTGCGAATACGCCGATGATGGCGGCTTGCATCCTGGCGGTGATCAAGGCCGGGCTGATCGCCGTGCCGACCATGCCGCTGCTGCGCGCTCGCGAACTGGGGGCGATCGCCGGCAAGGCGCAAGTGAACGCGGTGCTGTGCGCCGACGGCCTGCGCGCGGAACTCGAGGCGACTTTGCTACCGGAAGCGGCGCGCGCCAACACGCTGTGGTTCGGCGGCGCCGATACTGGTGCCGGCGCCGCATCGCTGGAGGCCTTGATGGCGGCGCAGCCGACCCGGTTCGACGCGATCGACACGGCGGCCGACGACGTCTGTCTGATCAGCTTCACCTCGGGTACCACCGGTGTCCCGAAAGGCACCATGCATTTCCATCGCGACGTGATGGTGATCTGTGATTGCTTCCCGCGCTCGGTGCTGCAGTCGGAGCGCAGCGACGTCTTCATCGGCACGCCGCCGCTGGCCTTTACCTTCGGCCTCGGTGGCCTGTTGCTGTTCCCGCTGCGGGTCGGCGCGACGGCGGTGCTGCTGGAAAAGCTGACGCCGGAAACTCTGCTGAAAGCGATAGAGACGTATCGCGCGACGGTATGTTTTACCGCCCCGACGTTTTACCGCCAGATGGCGGCGCTGGCGCCGCAGTTCGATCTGGCGAGCCTGCGCAAAACCGTGTCGGCCGGCGAAGCGCTGCCGCTGGCCACGCGCGAAAGCTGGCGTAAGGCCACCGGGCTGGTGATGATCGACGGCATAGGCGCGACGGAGCTGCTGCACATCTTCATCTCGGCCGCCGGCGACCAGGTGCGGCCCGGCGCCACCGGCAAGCCGGTGCCGGGCTATCAGGCCTGCATCCTCGACCTGGATGGCAAGCCGGTGGGGCCGGGCGTGATCGGACGGCTGGCGGTGAAAGGCCCGACCGGCTGCCGCTACCTGGACGATGAGCGCCAGCGCGACTATGTACTCGACGGCTGGAACCTGACCGGCGACGCCTACGAGATGGACGCCGACGGATATTTCTACTACCGCTCGCGCACCGACGACATGATCATCTCGGCCGGCTACAACATCGCCGGGCCGGAGGTGGAGGATGTGCTGCTGCGGCATCCGGCGGTGGCCGAATGCGGCGTGATCGGCAAGCCGGACGAGGAGCGTGGCCAGATCGTAGCGGCGCACGTGGTGCTGCGTGCGGGCGTGGAAGCGACGCCGGAACTGGCGGCGCAGCTGCAAGAGTTTGTGAAGTCGCAGATCGCGCCGTACAAATATCCGCGCTCGGTGAAGTTTATGGAGGCCTTGCCGCGTACTGAAACGGGCAAGCTGCAGCGGTTCAAATTGCGGTCTGAATAG